A region of Methanomicrobium sp. W14 DNA encodes the following proteins:
- a CDS encoding dihydroorotate dehydrogenase, with protein sequence MVTLLKEDNITAGGVKIDNHLILAAGILGTTGASLNRILNSGAGAVVTKSIGPFPKEGHKGPCVCVMGNSLINAMGLPNPSSDFKDEIFGLSGKPVIASIFGGNPEEFSLVASWFKDIVRGFELNVSCPHAEGYGAQIGCNPDMVLECTKAVAKTGLPVWVKLTPNVTDITQSGIAAQEGGACAVVAINTVKAMRISTEMKRPVLGNKTGGLSGHSIFPIAVRCVWDLYEALDIPVIGCGGVSCADNVIEMMMAGAQAVEIGSSVIDRVDIFENIKNSLYSDDGEMPVDIIGCAHE encoded by the coding sequence ATGGTGACTTTGTTAAAAGAGGATAACATCACTGCCGGTGGCGTTAAAATAGATAATCACCTGATACTTGCCGCAGGCATACTCGGTACAACCGGTGCATCTCTTAACAGGATTCTGAATTCCGGGGCAGGGGCAGTTGTAACGAAATCGATAGGTCCTTTTCCGAAAGAGGGTCATAAGGGACCGTGTGTATGTGTCATGGGTAATTCCCTGATAAACGCGATGGGTCTTCCCAACCCTTCGTCAGACTTTAAGGATGAAATTTTCGGGTTGTCAGGAAAACCGGTCATTGCAAGCATATTTGGAGGAAATCCTGAAGAATTCTCTCTTGTTGCATCTTGGTTTAAGGATATTGTACGGGGATTTGAGCTTAATGTATCATGTCCTCACGCGGAGGGCTATGGTGCGCAGATAGGCTGCAACCCCGACATGGTTTTGGAATGCACAAAAGCGGTTGCAAAAACCGGACTTCCCGTATGGGTAAAACTTACTCCCAACGTTACTGATATTACTCAGTCTGGAATTGCAGCCCAGGAGGGTGGGGCCTGTGCTGTTGTTGCTATAAATACCGTAAAGGCCATGAGAATTTCGACTGAGATGAAAAGGCCGGTTCTCGGGAACAAAACAGGGGGACTTTCCGGTCACTCAATATTTCCCATAGCTGTCAGGTGCGTCTGGGATTTGTACGAGGCGCTTGATATCCCTGTTATAGGATGTGGGGGAGTATCATGTGCAGACAATGTCATAGAGATGATGATGGCCGGAGCACAGGCTGTTGAAATCGGAAGCAGTGTCATTGACAGGGTTGACATATTTGAAAATATTAAGAACTCACTTTATTCCGATGACGGGGAAATGCCCGTGGACATTATAGGGTGTGCGCATGAGTGA
- a CDS encoding malate dehydrogenase, which produces MTHLSVMGAGKIGGEVAYLSTIMGIADSLTLADCNAPFLNAQKLDIIHTGIDIDISTDPADIKNSDIIVFSAGKPRNPQIKTRADLLGENIPVAKEFCSKIEGFDGILICITNPVDAVNEYICRNSGIERERCIGFGGQLDLARFRNFLKSRGINPDGSVVLGEHGEHQVPLFSGLKEKVDNGTREEILSEMRGASMPVIKGKGGTVFGPAYNITRLIQAVKNGKNEIFPCSCCLKGEYGYSGLSIGVPAKIGKEGIIKIYEKDMDSWEKEKFSKAANHLINLCRRTHDR; this is translated from the coding sequence ATGACACATCTCTCGGTTATGGGAGCCGGAAAGATCGGCGGAGAAGTAGCATATCTTTCCACAATTATGGGAATAGCAGATAGTCTGACACTGGCTGACTGCAACGCTCCGTTTCTTAACGCACAGAAACTCGACATAATCCATACTGGAATCGATATTGATATATCAACTGACCCTGCAGACATTAAAAATTCTGATATTATTGTTTTTTCAGCAGGAAAACCCAGGAATCCTCAAATTAAAACACGGGCAGACCTGCTTGGCGAAAATATACCTGTCGCAAAAGAGTTCTGCTCAAAGATAGAAGGCTTTGACGGCATCTTAATCTGCATAACAAACCCTGTCGATGCTGTAAACGAATATATATGCAGAAATTCCGGAATCGAAAGAGAAAGATGCATAGGGTTCGGCGGTCAGCTTGACCTTGCACGCTTCAGGAACTTTTTGAAATCACGGGGAATAAATCCTGACGGTTCGGTGGTTTTGGGTGAACACGGTGAACACCAGGTTCCGCTGTTCTCAGGACTTAAAGAAAAAGTGGACAACGGCACAAGAGAGGAGATATTATCCGAGATGAGAGGTGCAAGCATGCCTGTCATAAAGGGAAAAGGAGGGACTGTATTTGGTCCGGCGTACAATATAACCAGACTTATTCAGGCTGTAAAAAATGGTAAAAACGAGATCTTCCCGTGTTCGTGCTGCCTGAAGGGTGAATACGGATATTCAGGCCTGTCAATAGGTGTTCCGGCAAAAATCGGAAAAGAAGGCATAATAAAAATATATGAAAAAGATATGGACTCATGGGAGAAAGAAAAATTCTCCAAAGCAGCGAACCACCTCATTAACCTTTGCAGGAGGACACATGACAGATGA